A region from the Gossypium hirsutum isolate 1008001.06 chromosome A08, Gossypium_hirsutum_v2.1, whole genome shotgun sequence genome encodes:
- the LOC121204590 gene encoding G-type lectin S-receptor-like serine/threonine-protein kinase At1g34300 — translation MAFTTDYGESNDVFRFLRMDNDGNLRIYSSSGNNGSGNITQTWAAVTDQCQVYGFCGNMGICSYKDSKPVCGCPSQNFEPVNEHDGRKGCKRKVEIEDCPGDVTMLQLEHTMFLTYPPELSDQLVTLAIVACRTNCLASSTCTSSTLVADEVDFVT, via the coding sequence ATGGCTTTTACTACTGACTATGGTGAAAGCAACGATGTGTTTAGGTTTTTAAGGATGGATAATGATGGGAATTTGAGGATTTACAGCAGTAGTGGGAACAATGGGAGTGGGAATATAACCCAGACATGGGCAGCTGTAACTGATCAGTGTCAGGTTTACGGATTCTGCGGCAACATGGGAATTTGTAGTTACAAGGATTCGAAACCGGTTTGTGGATGTCCATCTCAGAACTTTGAGCCTGTTAATGAACATGACGGTAGAAAAGGATGCAAAAGGAAAGTGGAGATTGAGGATTGTCCTGGGGATGTTACCATGTTGCAATTAGAACATACCATGTTCCTAACTTATCCTCCTGAGCTTTCCGATCAGTTGGTCACTCTTGCAATTGTAGCTTGTAGAACCAATTGTCTTGCTAGTAGTACTTGCACTTCTTCTACTTTAGTAGCTGATGAAGTGGATTTTGTTACCTGA